The following coding sequences are from one Granulicella arctica window:
- a CDS encoding DUF507 family protein — protein MIFSKDYVGYLARQTVKHLVDAKMIQTDKPAILNERVGAAMIDELSLEDRINDEVRVILEAFQEDMRKSGASYPEMFKKVKMELARKYKAVL, from the coding sequence ATGATTTTTTCTAAAGATTATGTAGGGTATCTGGCGCGCCAGACGGTCAAGCATCTGGTGGACGCAAAGATGATTCAGACGGATAAGCCCGCCATCCTGAACGAGCGCGTGGGCGCCGCGATGATCGACGAGCTGTCGCTCGAAGACCGCATCAACGACGAGGTCCGCGTCATCCTCGAAGCCTTCCAGGAAGACATGCGCAAGAGCGGCGCCAGCTATCCGGAGATGTTCAAAAAGGTGAAGATGGAGCTCGCACGCAAGTACAAGGCGGTCCTGTGA
- a CDS encoding (2Fe-2S) ferredoxin domain-containing protein: MAGFEKHLFICTNERDDSAVRPSCLPKGGKKLKSAFKDAIKDAGLKHHIRANEAGCLDQCEHGPVVVVYPEVVWYGFVKVTDVGEIVNEHLLHGRPVERLRLPESCLNTEHCPHRHEKSKG; this comes from the coding sequence ATGGCCGGATTCGAGAAGCACCTTTTTATCTGCACAAATGAGCGCGACGACAGCGCAGTCCGGCCCAGTTGTCTTCCAAAGGGCGGAAAAAAGCTGAAATCCGCCTTCAAAGACGCCATCAAGGATGCCGGTCTGAAGCACCATATCCGGGCAAACGAGGCTGGCTGTCTCGATCAGTGCGAGCACGGACCCGTCGTCGTGGTCTACCCCGAGGTCGTCTGGTATGGCTTCGTCAAAGTCACGGATGTAGGCGAAATCGTCAACGAACACCTCCTCCACGGGCGTCCCGTCGAACGCCTCCGCCTGCCCGAAAGTTGTTTGAATACAGAACATTGCCCGCATCGGCACGAAAAATCAAAGGGCTGA
- a CDS encoding DUF507 family protein, translating into MRISRDKLNKLAHTVADTLAEIDEVGFLEDRNTIRQEARKALEKLLTDEMKLDAGARQKIASQRKTIPEGSQEWDILYRKYYNDEVKKLGL; encoded by the coding sequence GTGAGGATCTCGCGCGACAAACTCAACAAGCTCGCCCACACCGTGGCTGACACCCTCGCCGAAATCGATGAGGTAGGCTTCCTCGAAGACCGCAACACCATCCGGCAGGAGGCCCGCAAGGCTCTCGAAAAGCTGCTCACCGACGAGATGAAGCTCGATGCTGGCGCACGCCAAAAAATCGCCTCTCAGCGCAAGACCATCCCCGAGGGCTCCCAGGAGTGGGACATTCTCTATCGCAAGTATTACAACGATGAGGTCAAGAAGCTCGGTCTGTAG
- the recJ gene encoding single-stranded-DNA-specific exonuclease RecJ, producing MPAKPAVPRRSWELLSSDETAATSLAKHLGCPGAIARLLVTRGIGDAEAADRFFGPSLDQLDDPMRMLGMAEAMARIQQAVQDGEPILIYGDYDVDGTTATVLLKTAIERIAPKDKPARVTWHVPHRIREGYGMQTNVLGRAAEDGIRLIISVDTGIRAFAAATEAKLLGLDLIVTDHHLPDDAIGVPEALAVINPAQEGCPYPFKSLCGAGVAFKLAHALLAAAAETEEQRERLQRVILPSFLKLVAIATVADSVPLVGENRVIAALGLHELRNPVQPGLRALMEVAKLPLDRAPSATEIGFRLAPRINAAGRMDVADDVIELFLTRDSARAKELAEKLDLLNQDRRATEADALDAIEKQLDALRTPDGDYPRDCIILDDPAWHRGVLGILASRVVDRTGRPALILTHEEGQAHGSGRSVEGFHLLDALTAVDAQPDAEFAGGVFTRFGGHAHAVGFSMPSHFVGSLRARMLAYTSTALTPTLLSPPLACDAELDLDEITPAFWEWLGQCGPFGNAHPEPIFVTKNLQLAAPARLIKEKHICLDVMQNNRLPRFNVLGWSRNTNWVARCHKLNLQQGSSVDIAYRIKENQHPQFGGLQLELVELEPA from the coding sequence ATGCCAGCCAAGCCGGCTGTGCCCCGGCGTTCCTGGGAGCTCCTTTCCTCGGATGAGACAGCGGCAACATCCCTTGCGAAGCATCTTGGATGTCCGGGGGCGATTGCTCGTCTGCTAGTCACACGGGGTATTGGCGATGCTGAGGCTGCGGATCGCTTTTTTGGCCCATCGCTCGACCAGTTGGACGATCCCATGCGGATGCTTGGCATGGCTGAGGCTATGGCTCGGATTCAGCAGGCGGTTCAGGATGGCGAGCCTATTCTCATCTACGGCGACTACGACGTGGATGGAACGACGGCGACTGTCCTGCTAAAGACAGCCATCGAGCGCATTGCGCCCAAGGACAAGCCGGCCAGGGTGACCTGGCATGTTCCGCACCGCATCCGCGAAGGATATGGAATGCAGACGAACGTTCTCGGGCGGGCTGCCGAGGATGGGATACGCCTCATCATCAGCGTGGATACCGGGATTCGCGCGTTTGCGGCGGCTACAGAGGCGAAGTTGTTGGGGTTGGACCTGATAGTGACAGATCATCACCTGCCTGACGACGCTATTGGTGTGCCCGAGGCGCTGGCGGTGATCAATCCAGCGCAGGAGGGTTGCCCCTATCCTTTCAAGTCCCTCTGCGGTGCGGGGGTTGCGTTCAAGCTGGCCCATGCGCTGCTTGCAGCTGCAGCCGAGACGGAGGAACAACGCGAGCGCTTGCAGCGGGTGATTCTGCCGTCTTTTCTCAAGCTGGTGGCGATCGCTACGGTTGCGGATTCGGTGCCTCTAGTAGGCGAGAATCGCGTGATTGCGGCGCTTGGCTTGCATGAGCTGCGCAATCCGGTTCAGCCGGGGCTAAGGGCGTTGATGGAAGTGGCGAAGCTACCCCTGGATCGCGCTCCGAGTGCTACGGAGATTGGCTTTCGTCTCGCTCCGCGGATTAATGCGGCTGGTCGTATGGATGTGGCAGACGATGTGATCGAGCTGTTTCTGACACGCGATTCTGCTCGTGCCAAGGAACTCGCGGAGAAGCTGGACCTGTTGAACCAGGATCGCAGGGCCACGGAAGCAGACGCGCTGGATGCGATCGAAAAACAGCTGGATGCGCTACGCACGCCAGACGGAGACTACCCCCGGGATTGCATCATCCTGGATGACCCAGCATGGCATCGCGGCGTGCTCGGCATTCTTGCGTCGCGGGTCGTGGACCGGACGGGACGGCCCGCGCTGATTCTGACGCACGAAGAAGGACAGGCGCATGGATCGGGACGGTCGGTGGAAGGCTTTCACCTGCTGGATGCCCTGACTGCGGTCGATGCGCAGCCGGACGCAGAGTTTGCCGGAGGAGTCTTTACGCGCTTCGGCGGTCATGCCCATGCTGTGGGGTTCTCGATGCCGTCCCATTTTGTCGGCTCGCTGCGCGCACGAATGCTTGCCTATACAAGTACAGCTCTTACGCCAACGCTTCTATCCCCGCCACTTGCATGTGACGCAGAGCTGGATCTGGATGAGATCACCCCGGCGTTCTGGGAGTGGCTGGGCCAGTGTGGCCCATTCGGCAATGCTCATCCTGAACCGATCTTTGTAACGAAGAACTTGCAGCTTGCGGCTCCTGCTCGCTTAATTAAAGAAAAACATATCTGCCTGGATGTGATGCAGAACAACCGTCTACCCAGATTCAACGTGCTTGGCTGGAGCCGAAACACAAACTGGGTCGCCCGTTGCCACAAGCTAAATCTTCAGCAGGGCTCCTCCGTTGATATTGCTTATCGCATCAAAGAAAATCAACATCCGCAGTTCGGGGGGCTTCAGCTTGAGCTCGTCGAGCTCGAACCTGCCTGA